The genomic stretch ATAGGTATATTTCCAATGAAGAAGACGAGACTGATGTTTGCTTCTAAGTAAGGCTCCTCGGCAGTGaggaggtcaccacaacacacAAACATTCTGTAGAGTTTAGTTTCTGCCTTTGAtgcacagaattttaaaataaggaggACCTGACCACTTACTCCTACATTTCTAAGAAAATACAATTTTAGTCTTAGGGAGCATGGTTTTACTATTTATTCTTTCTTGTAGGACTCCTAACAATGCaagcttttgggacccttttcctcctactgggtttccTCTTCCAGCCTTACTATGAggagaggtgcctagtcttactgcatccTGATATGTTATGTTTTGTTGATATCGCTGAGAGGCCTGCCCTTTTAtgaagggaaatggaggtggaatggtttggagggagaaagaggaaatgggaggaggaaagggctggCAGGAGAAGAACAAAGGGAAACTgtagtcaggatgtaatatacaagagaataaataaattttaaataagaaaatttcatagaagtttgatcatattcaccccctaCACTTCCTAGTTGCAATTTCCTTTCCTCCCTACCCAACTTTGTGTTCTTGCTTTGTTTAACCCATTAAGAACTATTGGTGCTGTCCATGTAGTTTTGAGTGTGTATGCCCCCCTATCAGAGCATGGTCAcctaccttaaagaaaactgactccccctTACCAGTAGATGTCAGTTTCCTATAGTTCCTTGGCTACAAATAGAACATCATGCCTACCTTTAAGGGGGTTAGTTTTTCTATGGAACAGAATGTTGCCTTAAGTCCATCAGATTCCATGTTGATTAAATTGTAGTGATTATggaacttctcttttttttttttttcttttagaaaaggaATGGGTATTACAGAGCCAAATCTGTGTCTACTATGAATCCTGATAACTTTCATATTGGGCTGTCTAGCACTCAGCCAGTCTTCTATATTCCTGTACCAGTTTTTGCATGTGAACCTTTATAACATGTTTTTCAGAAGCCTGTTGGAAGTGGCTTTTACTGGCTGATTACCCTCACATCatcccttttttctttcaaacAGTGATTCCTCATTGCTGCCTTGCTGCCTACACCCTTATTTACGTCTAGTCTATTAGAGTCGCCATGTCTCAACTTCAGAAGACTCCAGAATATGCAGATGACCAAGGCCAGACCTGTGAGGAGACTCAGGGCCTACAGACTGAAGCAGTCCCCACGGATGTGGAGGACCCATGTCCCTCCTCTCATCTTCTTATGAACCAGACCTGTGAAGAGAACCAGGCCCTAAAGATTACACAGGTTTTCAAGGATTTGGAGGACCCATGTTCCCCTGCTCATCCTCTTGCGGGTAGCAAACAGGAAGATCCTAAAGATGAGATGCCCAGTACTTCTGGGGTTCTTCAGAGTCCCTGTGCCTCTTCAAGAGAATCTCCTGAGGGTCTTAGTAACCAAGAAGAGCAGGGTAACCCAGTCAATCCACCAGGTCTACCAGGCCCCATGAATTTACCTCTGATGAGTGAAGATATGAAAGTTAATTTTTTGGTGAATTACATGCTGTACAAGTATCAAATGGAAGGGATAATGAGCAGGGATGAAATAGTGAGACTCATTGTCAGAGAAGAAGAACATCGTTTTCATGAAATCCTCGTGAAAGCTGCTAAGCGCATGGAGATGGTCTTTGGGCTGGATGTGAAGGAGGTAGATCCTGTCAACCACTACTATGCCCTCTTTATCAAATTAGGTCTCACCTATGATGGGATCCGCAGTGATGAGTATAGTTTTCCTAAGACTGGTCTCCTGATAATCATCCTGGGGATAATCTTCATGAAAGGCAACCGTGCCACTGAAAATGAGATTTGGGAACTGATGAATCCAATGGGAATCTGTGCTGGGATGAATAATTTCTTATTTGGTGACACTAGACAGCTTATAACTGAGTTAGTGTTGGAGGAATACCTCATGTGCCAGGAAGTACCCAATAATGATCCTGTGCAGTATGAATTTGTGTGGGGCCCCCGGGCTCACGCTGAAACTACTAAGATGAAAGTATTAGAGTTTGTGGCCAAGCTACATGGGACAGACCCTACTGCTTTCCCTTCTCATTTTGAAGAGGCTGTGCTAGATGAACCCATGCCATAAttttagaccatgctggcctgagTTCTGTTCCTGGTGCTAGCTCTAGTGCCATGGGCAGCAGCTTTCCTCGTTTCTAGTAAAATCAGAGATAAATTACTCCTTAATAATTTCAGAGAATTTTTAGAGTTGAAGGTGATAATAGACCTAGGTTGATAGTGAAGGCATAACCCTATCTGTATAGTTCTAATTTGTATAAATACCATACTATTTTTCCTTCACTGTTTGTCCCTTATATTTGAACACCATTGCACATAATAGCACTGTTTAGCTTGAAATAACTTCACTGAATGCCATTCACAAATGTAATAATTAGAACTTTCTCATAACATAAAATTAATCGTGGAATATTTTCATCTATCTGTACAATTAACTGGAGTACCAAAACATGTTTGCTAAGCTTCCACCATTTAAACAAATTTGTTCTAATTTTTTGCATTTTTCCATTTCTCAGTAAAATTACATGATATATGTGGAGttttttttactttatagttGCCAAGTGtaataaaattcaataaattcTGATTCACATTTACAGTCTTTTATTACCCAAAATTTATTTGAGCATTTACTATTTTTAGTAGTTATTTTACTTTACTAGGGTTCTAGATTAAACAACATTTCCCTTATAAATGTGTTGATTATGGTAGTATATCTCCTAATAGTTAAAGACAAATGAAAGATAGTGTTTATTGGTAAATCAGTCCTTATGATCCTGTTAAGGGTAAATATCCTGAAGGAGGAAATGCAATGCAGTTGCGGTAAGGTAAACCTCTTCAGAGTGTtagtttttaagttaaattttgaTGTGGAGAGAACTGAGATGTAGTAAGACCAGGGGATGATGAACTCCAAAGTCGACATCCAAAAGTTGAATGCAAAACActctttgtggttttgtttacTTAGAGACAATCTTCATGCAGAAAGAGTCAAAACTGTCCACCTCTGTCTCCCATCTCGGTGCTGCCGAATGTTGATCATAAACTAAGCCTTTATTTGCAAATAATTATGGACATGTTTATAGGTAACAGAGACACAAGAGCCACTGGGTTACTACTCGCCTCCCAGATGTGTTAAAGTCTGAAAATACCCAGttatagtaagagctggagaggacagggactccacaaggagagcaacagaacaagaaaatttgaacacagggaacttcccagagactcatactccaaccaaggactattcatggagataacctagaacccgtgcacagatgtagcccaggatagtttagagtccaagtgggttacatagtaatgtgaagagggactgcctctgacataatctgattggcctgctctttgatcacctccccctaaggggggagcagccttaccaggccacagaagatgacaatgcagccacttttgatgagaactaatagactaagatcagaaaggagaggagaacctcccctatcagtggacttggggaagggcatgcatgcagaaagaggagggagggtaggatggggaggggcttatggggggatacaaaatgaataaagtgtaattaataaaaaaataaagttatcaaagaaaaagacattttaaacatttagtATTATTTGAACTGTATATAGTAACGTacacttaatttttaataaagataTGTTAAAATATTGCTGATTTAGATGAAGGGAAGTAGTTGTTCCTTGTCAAAAATTATAAGAATTTTTGTGTAACTGAAAatccatttttccattttttaaagaaCAACGCCCATGGAAAAATTACTGCAGTTTATCTGTTTAGGgtagctgggctaccttgtctggcctcagtgagacaGGGTGCTTTATCACTTGCTCTAATGACATAAAACTGACATGAAATAAGTTTCCATGTTTTGAAAGCCAACATTTAATTTAACAACAGGTTGACAGAGAAAATGGACTAAAATTCTAAAGTTGTATACTAAGAAACAGCTCAGTCTCAGGGAAAACTTATTTCTTGCTAAATAAATTAGGATTAAAGGATAATCCTTCCTCAATTTTTACTTTGGAAGTGAAAAAAGATGTATCCTTATTTTCCCCTGAACAGCAAAAGAGGATTGCTAATCTTGATACAATAGCTGAGTCCCAACATTCCAAGTACTCATATGCAGCCATACTCTTAGATGTCTCCAGCTACCAAGTGACTATAATAGCATGAGAAGTCTACaatgaaactttaaaaagtaattaagCTGAATCAATTCATGCAATCAGTGAAAAATATTAATCGTATTTTTAGGAAAtaggtgaaaatattttttcttatttttaatatcatttattataatttattcaatttgtatcctagctgtggctccctccctcatctcctccctccttcctctctccctatgaccctcctctagtccactgataggtcctcctccccttctatttgatcttagtctatcagatctcatcaggactggttccattgtcttcctctgtggcctggcaaggctgctctccccaagAGGACGTGATCAGAGatcttgccactgagttcatggcagagaaagtccctgctctccttactagggaccccacttggagactgagtctatgggctacatctgagccagggttttaggtcctctccatgcatggtccctggttggggtatcattctctccAGGGCCCTCAGGGctcaatttttgtatttttttgtagcAGGCAATATGTTTTATATTcagatctccttttggagctcctgtcccttccagatctttctatctcctcctcctttcataagattccatatactgtgcccagaatttggctatgagtctcagcctctgctttgatacctcgagtctttcagaggctgtctgaggtaggctcctatcctgttccctgtcttctcctgcttccaatgcctatcacattttttccttctgaaggaggattgagcatctcccctagggtcttccttgtttagcttctttaggaatacagattttagtatgcttatcctatattatatggctaatatccacttataagtgagtatataccatgtgtgtctttctatttctggcatacctcactcaggatgatcttttctagttcccaccatttgcctgcaaatttcatgatttccttgtttttaatagctgagtagtatttcattgtgtaaatgtaccacaatttctgtatccattcctcagttgagggacatttaggttgtttccagcttcttgctattacaaatagagctgctacgaacatggttgagcaaatatccttgtaaagtttgagcatattttggatatatgcctagaagtagtatagctgaatcatgaggtagcactattcctaagtttctgagaaagtgccagactttTAGATGCCTCCAGCTATTGTGTGACTATAATAGCATGAGAAGTCtaaaatgaaacttaaaaaagTAATTTAGCTCAGTCAACCAACCCATACAAcagtgaaaaatattaaaataatcctGTTTTTATACTATTAAATTTTAGAATGATTTATTGTGCCACAAAAAAGAATCAAACTGGATATTAAAATACTATATTCAATATTACTTTTAGTTCATCtggtctttgtattttttttagcaggcaatatattttatgtgcatgtattaTTTTTCACAAATAAGTGATATGGTAACATCTACAATTTCCAACATATGAAAGCTCTGATTATCTCATCAGGCAAGAATGTGTTTACAACTTCCATTTGTGTAACTTTTGATAGAAATATCTAAATTAAAAGATTTTATCAGTTTCATCTAAAATTGGTAAATTTTAAGGTATATTCCTTTAATATCAACTCCTAATTTCCCCCTTTATCATCTAACTTCAGGTAAAGAAAGCCTCTTTCTAATTTGTAGATATCCATAATTTTGTTAACCAAACTTCTCCAGAGAAACAAACAGTAAAGTCATTCATGAATATGACCAAGAGAAacttataataaaatattgtctATTGGCTCATGATTATAGAAACTGAGAAATTTCTCCTCTTCAACTCGGAGATTCTGGAAAGCCAATGGTGTAATGGAAAGAATAGGAATTGGATTCAGTGTGGTAAGATCAATGAGTGAGGGGACCGATCTGGGTCCCCAGAGACCAACACACATCAGGGAGCAACAGGAGCCCATCTACTGGCCTACCCACAGCCCACTAGCAACAGTGATGAGGTCTGTCCAGAGCCCTCTCTGCTCCACTTCACCTGCCTGCTCCATACCTCAGTTCCTGGACCCATGCCATTTCCTGAGACCCTCCCCAATCTGTGACCCCAGAAACCAGCACAGACAAAAGAGTGGCAGAAAAACCAGAAGAATTCGGCCATCTGAGATCATGAGCTCTACCTACAACTCCAGAGACCTACTACCACCAGGGACCACGAGGCCTACTAACAACAAAGTCAACCAcatggctagaggtcagtgcagtaacacaagcaacaaaacccagggccatatgaTACCACCCAAACCCAGCTaccctaccacagcaagccctgaggatacTATCACACCAGAAGAACAAGAAACCAATCTGAAATCTGAGATTATAAAAAATGgtagaggccttaaaagaagaaaataaatccttcaaagaaatgcagaaaaataCATTGAACAGGAGAAAGATCAAATTgcttaaagaaatacaaagaatacaaacaaatggaagaaggaaatgaataaaactgtcaaagatataaaaaatggaaatagagacaataaaaaaaaacacaatctgAGCCAATCCTGGTGATGGAAAAACTAGGGAAGAGAACAAGAACTATAAACACAAGCATcgctaatagaatacaagagatgaaagaaaggcagtcagatgtagaagatacaattgaagaaaccaaagaaaatgttaaatctaaaaagttcctgacacaaaacatctaagaaatctgggacaatatgaaaagaccaaacctaagaataatcaGAATAAAAGAAGATTCtaagctccaaggtccagaaaatattttcaacaaaaatataaaagaaaacttccccaacctaaagaaagagaggcctgtaaacatacaagaagcttacagattATGAAATAGattgtaccagaaaagaaaatcctcccatcacataataatcaaaacactaaatgtacagaacaaagaaagaatattaaaagcttcaagggaaaaaatccaagtcacatataaagacaGACATATCAGAATTATAtctgacttctcaccagaaactcCTAAAGCAAGAAGGGCTTGGGTAGATATCTTACAGatactaagagaccacagatgtcaaccccgACTACTATACCATGCAAAACTTGTAATTACCATAGATAGACAAAACAAGATattacaagagaaaaataaacaatacctacccataAACTCAGCCTTACAAAAGCTACTagagggaaaactccaaccccAAGAGGCTAATAACTCCCAAGgacacagaggaaataaataaccacacaACAGCGAAACCAAAAGaggaaaggcacacacacacacacacacacacacacacacagtcaccaTCAATATCTAAATAACAGGActtaacaaccactggtcattaatatctctaaGCATCAATGCCCTcgactccccaataaaaagacacaggctaacagaatggatgcataaacaggtcccatcattctgttgcatgcaagaaacatacctcagtaATAATGATAGATATTTTCCTCAGAATAAATGGCTGGGAACagtttccaagcaaacagacacaagaagcaagctggaatatatattctaatatgtaataaaatatactttcaacccaaaattaatcaaaagagatagggaagggcacttcatactcatcaaaggaaaaatcaaccaaggtGCTATCTCTGTCTGAATATATACACCCCAAATGTAAG from Meriones unguiculatus strain TT.TT164.6M chromosome X, Bangor_MerUng_6.1, whole genome shotgun sequence encodes the following:
- the LOC110564970 gene encoding LOW QUALITY PROTEIN: melanoma-associated antigen B16-like (The sequence of the model RefSeq protein was modified relative to this genomic sequence to represent the inferred CDS: inserted 1 base in 1 codon), yielding MSQLQKTPEYADDQGQTCEETQGLQTEAVPTDVEDPCPSSHLLMNQTCEENQALKITQVFKDLEDPCSPAHPLAGSKQEDPKDEMPSTSGVLQSPCASSRESPEGLSNQEEQGNPVNPPGLPGPMNLPLMSEDMKVNFLVNYMLYKYQMEGIMSRDEIVRLIVREEEHRFHEILVKAAKRMEMVFGLDVKEVDPVNHYYALFIKLGLTYDGIRSDEYSFPKTGLLIIILGIIFMKGNRATENEIWELMNPMGICAGMNNFLFGDTRQLITELVLEEYLMCQEVPNNDPVQYEFVWGPRAHAETTKMKVLEFVAKLHGTDPTAFPSHFEEAVLDEPXAIILDHAGLSSVPGASSSAMGSSFPRF